From the genome of Metarhizium brunneum chromosome 4, complete sequence, one region includes:
- the macrod2 gene encoding ADP-ribose glycohydrolase MACROD2 — MARASIKAVMDIPTVAQLYRELALQKATSPPPSPSLFQPSTSINSRVGLIRGDITKLQLDAIVNAANTTLLGGGGVDGAIHRAAGPELLYECRGIGGCSTGDARLTKGYELPAKHVIHTVGPIYDRHHPQTSENLLRSCYQTSLGLAVSSGIKTLAFSAISTGVYGYPSTDAARVACETVRKFLDDDGGALDRVVFVTFEQKDVIAYKDALPKYFPSEE, encoded by the exons ATGGCCCGAGCCTCTATCAAAGCTGTCATGGACATACCTACAGTGGCTCAACTTTATCGAGAATTAGCTCTCCAAAAAGCTACATCGCCGCCaccctctccttctctcttCCAACCTTCAACATCCATTAACTCTCGCGTCGGCCTCATCCGCGGCGATATTACGAAGCTCCAACTGGATGCAATTGTGAATGCAGCCAACACGACGCTGCTTGGTGGAGGCGGCGTTGACGGGGCCATCCACCGTGCTGCTGGTCCCGAACTCCTGTACGAATGCCGTGGAATCGGGGGTTGCTCTACAGGAGATGCCCGCCTGACCAAGGGGTACGAGCTGCCTGCGAAGCATGTCATACATACTGTTGGGCCAATATACGATCGCCATCATCCACAGACAAGTGAAAACTTGCTAAGGAGCTGCTATCAGACAAGCTTGGGTCTGGCGGTATCTTCAGGCATCAAAACTCTGGCTTTTAGCGCGATTAGCACCGGTGTTTATGGTTATCCTTCCACAGATGCCGCACGGGTCGCTTGCGAAACCGTGAGAAAGTTTCtagacgatgacggcggtGCTCTGGACAGAGTAGTGTTTGTTACTTTTGAGCAGAAGGATGTGATTGCATACAAGGATGCACTTCC caaGTACTTCCCCTCAGAAGAGTGA
- the YVC1_3 gene encoding Calcium channel YVC1, with protein MPNTTNRWRWSAIDRVLGSNGNQGTRAHDLAREEERALLPHFNHQQMTSAVPASEVTKICLRLRHLVQECVPCEMEESRVTAPHSRIITTKVVQAAKEAGGQEYRGCVVFCLLINQRWFRREALIELWDSSLHKLRAEACAVISKALIENEEDTNYLLYSVLLHRYSYIANGIPTPPVNVIEKAVDLHSVRVIGSSGYQKCIHYLWRGWLVQDENDPSVFVDYKDKDNPNFFVHMDPERMRAPRNQNAAQLLFSVIYLLLYTIAVNSINASGILDGAEVALYLFTLGYICDEIMKFYKAGYHILGFWNAFNGVLYSFLTVSLVLRVIGLAAARDSQYREHYNKLSYNMLSFVAPMFWCRLMLYLDSFRFFGAMLVVLKVMMKESVIFFALLIIIIIGFLQAFIGLDLTDDNVANDVLFIIESMTKAILQSPEFEGFEGFGPPWGIILYYCFTFVVMIILLNILIALYNSAYEDIYENADDEYLALFSQKTMQFVRAPDENVYIAPFNLIEIVISALFEWWMPKHMYEVINDYVMAVIYSPLLFVSAFFETRAAHRIRHNRSRGDEDDDVVEEWEQLEHELDMEAEGWTKTCDSVKPNMEDDPAVLEVRKLRTELEELKTMLKERTQDVGGNKTDDSDKLGGGNPSRTNDDQ; from the exons ATGCCCAACACGACCAACAGATGGAGGTGGTCAGCCATTGACCGCGTTCTTGGCTCCAACGGCAATCAAGGGACACGGGCTCATGATCTGGCCCGTGAGGAAGAAAGAGCAT TGCTCCCACATTTTAATCACCAGCAGATGACCTCGGCCGTGCCCGCATCCGAAGTTACCAAAATATGCCTTCGCCTGCGCCATCTGGTTCAAGAATGCGTGCCGTGTGAGATGGAGGAGAGCCGCGTCACAGCGCCCCATAGTCGCATCATTACAACCAAGGTTGTTCAGGCGGCCAAGGAGGCTGGCGGCCAGGAGTATAGAGGATGCGTG GTCTTTTGTTTGTTGATCAACCAGCGTTGGTTCCGACGTGAAGCTCTCATAGAGCTATGGGATTCGAGCTTGCACAAACTGCGAGCAGAGGCGTGTGCCGTCATTTCAAAAGCCTT GATTGAGAACGAAGAAGATACCAATTATCTATTGTACTCCGTGTTACTTCATCGATACTCATATATAGCAAACGGCATCCCCACCCCGCCGGTGAATGTGATCGAGAAGGCTGTTGACTTGCATTCCGTCCGAGTCATTGGGTCGTCCGGATATCAGAAATGTATCCATTACTTGTGGCGTGGCTGGCTTGTGCAGGATGAAAATGACCCATCCGTCTTTGTTGATTACAAAGACAAGGATAATCCAAACTTTTTCGTCCATATGGATCCAGAACGCATGAGAGCTCCTCGAAACCAGAATGCCGCCCAGTTACTGTTCTCTGTCATCTATCTTCTACTCTACACCATCGCCGTCAACTCCATCAACGCTTCAGGAATTTTAGATGGGGCCGAGGTTGCCTTATATCTTTTTACCCTTGGATATATCTGCGACGAAATTATGAAATTCTACAAGGCAGGATACCATATTCTTGGCTTCTGGAATGCCTTCAATGGTGTTCTGTACTCGTTTTTAACCGTCTCTTTAGTTCTCCGAGTCATTGGCCTGGCTGCAGCCCGTGACTCGCAGTACCGCGAGCATTACAACAAGCTGAGCTACAATATGCTTTCCTTTGTTGCTCCTATGTTCTGGTGTCGGCTGATGTTGTACCTTGACAGCTTTCGTTTCTTTGGAGCCATGCTTGTTGTGCTCAAGGTCATGATGAAAGAGTCCGTTATTTTCTTCGCTCTTCTTATAATCATTATTATTGGGTTTCTTCAAGCCTTTATTGGATTGGACCTGACAGATGATAACGTTGCCAATGATGTCTTGTTTATCATTGAGTCGATGACGAAAGCCATCTTGCAAAGTCCCGAGTTTGAAGGATTCGAAGGCTTTGGTCCCCCGTGGGGCATCATTCTGTACTACTGCTTTACTTTTGTCGTCATG ATTATTCTCCTCAACATCCTTATTGCTCTGTATAACTCTGCCTACGAGGATATTTACGAgaatgccgacgacgagtaTCTAGCTCTCTTCTCCCAAAAGACCATGCAGTTCGTCAGGGCTCCGGATGAGAACGTGTACATTGCACCGTTTAACCTCATTGAGATCGTTATCTCAGCCCTTTTCGAGTGGTGGATGCCAAAGCACATGTACGAGGTGATAAACGACTACGTGATGGCTGTCATATATTCGCCTCTGCTATTTGTGTCGGCATTTTTCGAGACGCGTGCTGCTCATCGCATTCGACATAACAGGTCGAGGGgagacgaagatgacgatgtgGTGGAGGAGTGGGAGCAATTGGAACATGAGCTTGATATGGAGGCTGAGGGTTGGACCAAAACGTGCGATTCTGTGAAGCCGAATATGGAGGATGATCCTGCAGTTTTGGAAGTCCGAAAACTACGTACCGAGCTCGAAGAGTTGAAAACGATGTTGAAAGAAAGGACTCAGGATGTCGGGGGTAATAAGACCGACGACAGCGACAAGTTGGGTGGGGGGAACCCTTCCAGGACAAATGATGACCAGTAG
- the RKI1 gene encoding Ribose-5-phosphate isomerase encodes MSSTADLVESSKKLAAYRAVEDHLLPTYKFVGIGSGSTVVYVVDAIVSKGPAFYSGMTFVPTGSQSKGLIKKAGLKLCYVDERPLVNGAPVALDVAFDGADEVDEDLNLIKGGGACLFQEKLVATAAKKFVAVADSRKQSPRLCTKWKTIPLEVLPLAAPDVLTRLRAMGSPNPAVRSGLPSKAGECVTDNGMWIIDAPFSPLLLPKDLSSTENGKGGNGSWEIQTLADELLKIPGIVEIGLFHGFNGNQAAGLGKELQAQKPVAAYFGMPDGQVQVQNA; translated from the exons ATGTCTTCAACCGCCGATCTTGTCGAGTCTTCCAAGAAGCTCGCCGCCTaccgcgccgtcgaggaccACCTCCTCCCCACGTACAAGTTCGTCGGCATCGGCTCCGGCAGCACCGTCGTCTACGTGGTCGATGCCATCGTGAGCAAGGGCCCGGCATTCTACTCTGGTATGACCTTTGTGCCTACCGGCAGCCAGTCAAAGGGTCTGATCAAGAAGGCCGGCCTGAAGCTGTGCTACGTCGATGAGCGGCCTCTCGTCAATGGCGCCCCCGTGGCTCTGGACGTCGCCTTTGACGGCGCAGACGAAGTCGACGAAGATCTGAACTTGATCAAGGGAGGCGGCGCATGCCTGTTCCAGGAGAAGCTCGTTGCcactgctgccaagaagTTTGTAGCTGTTGCTG ACTCTCGAAAGCAGTCACCACGGCTTTGCACCAAGTGGAAGACTATCCCCCTCGAGGTTCTTCCACTTGCCGCGCCCGATGTTCTCACCCGCCTGCGCGCCATGGGCTCCCCTAACCCTGCGGTCCGGTCAGGCCTTCCCAGCAAGGCTGGCGAGTGTGTCACAGACAATGGCATGTGGATCATCGACGCGCCCTTCTCGCCCTTGTTGCTCCCCAAGGATCTGTCTTCTACGGAGAATGGAAAGGGGGGAAATGGCTCCTGGGAGATTCAGACGCTGGCCGACGAACTGCTCAAGATCCCCGGTATCGTCGAGATTGGCCTCTTCCACGGCTTCAACGGCAACCAGGCCGCTGGGCTCGGCAAGGAATTGCAGGCACAAAAACCCGTGGCCGCCTACTTTGGTATGCCGGATGGTCAGGTCCAGGTTCAGAACGCATAG